The Candidatus Methylomirabilota bacterium genomic interval GGATGCGCGGTATCTCGGTCGACGCCTTCGACGGTCTGTTGGTGGACTATATGCGTCGCCGGAGCGCACGCGTAGTAATCCGCGGCCTGCGCGCGCTCTCCGACTTCGAATACGAATTCCAGATGGCGCTGATGAATCGAAAACTGAACGAAGAGGTTGAAACGGTCTTCCTGATGCCTCACGAACGATATACCTATCTCAGTTCCCGACTGGTGAAGGAGATCGCCCTGCTGGGCGGAGACGTCTCCCAATTTGTGACGCCGATGGTCGAACGGATGCTGAAGGAGCGGTTCGAGACTCGTTAGCGAGAATAACAGAACAGGACGAACACTTAGCGGAGACACAACACAATGTCAATGAACCTATCGAATCGCGCGAAGAATGCCAGCCCATCCGCCACCCTGGCCATGGCCGCTATCGCCAAGCAGATGAAGGCGGAAGGGATCGATGTCGTCGACTTCGGGCTGGGTGAACCGGATTTTGAAACCCCGGCTCACATCAAGGAGGCGGGCATTGCGGCCATCCGTGAGGGATTCACACGCTATACCGCGGCCGCCGGCATCGATGAATTGAAACAGGCGATCATCACCAAGCTGAAGCGTGATAACGGGCTCTCCTACGCCCCCGCGGAGGTGATCGTATCGTGCGGTTCGAAGCATTCATTGTTCAATATCGCCGAGGCGCTGTTCCAATCGGGCGATGAGGTGATTGTGCCCGCCCCCTACTGGGTCACCTATACGGAACAGATTCGTCTGGTCGATGCGCAACCGGTCATCGTACAGACGCAGGAGGCGGACGGATTCCATCTGACCCGCGAGGCGATCGAGCCGGCGATTACATCGAGAACCCGGGCCATCCTACTCAACAGTCCCTGCAACCCGACCGGCGCGATAATCCCGCCGGAGCAGTTGCGGGCGATCGCGGCGCTGGCGGTGGAGCGAAACCTGTTGGTGATTTCGGATGAGGCGTACGAATCGCTGACCTACGACGGGCATGCGCATATCAGCATCGCATCGCTCGATGAGCAGATCAAACGGCGAACGATCGTCGTCAACACCGTTTCCAAGGCATACGCCATGACCGGTTGGCGAATCGGGTACGCGGCCGGACCGAGCGAGATCATCAAGGCGATGGGCACTATCCAAAGCCAGGTGACCTCGAACCCGACCTCGATCGCGCAAAAGGCGGCGGTAGCGGCCCTGCTGGGCCCGCACGATGACCTCCGCACGATGGTGGTCGAATTTGATCGGCGTCGGCGGTATCTCATGGATCGGCTGAGGGCCGTCCCGGGGATGACCTGCACGCACCCCGAGGGCGCATTCTATCTGTTCCCGAATGTCTCCGGCTTTTACGGAACCGTAGGCGACGGCCGCCCCGTCAACAACTCCGCCCAGATGGCCGCTTATCTCTTGCAGAGCGCCCACGTCGTGACGGTTCCAGGCAGCGAGTTCGGAAGCGACGCACATCTTCGCCTGTCATACGCGACGTCGATGGAGCAGATCAGCGCCGGGGTGGAGCGGATCGAGCGCGCCCTGGCCGCGCTGCGCGGCTGAGCTCGGCGATGCTCAAGCTGAAGCTGATCACCTACGGCTGTCAGGCCAACGACCTGGATTCGGAGCGGATCACCGGGCTGCTCCTGCGTGAGGGGTATATCCTTACCGAGCAAGAGGAGGAGGCCGATCTGATTCTGCTGAACACCTGTGCGATCCGCGAGAAGGCGGCGCATAAAGTCTACAGTCGCCTCGGATCCTTTCAGGCGCTGAAACGGCGCCGCGCCGGACTGAAGATCGGCGTCTGCGGGTGCGTCGCGCAGCAGGAAGGACAGGCGCTGTTGAACCGTTTTCCCTACCTGGACTTTGTCGTCGGTCCCGGTCAGATCACGGCCATCCCGCCGTTGCTTCAGGCCGGGACGAGAGGGCTGGCGACGGCACGGGCAGCCGGCTATTCCTATCCCGTCGGCGCGCCGGTCGAGCGCGGAAGCAGTATCAGGGCCTGGGTCAGCATCATGGAGGGGTGTGACCGGTTCTGCACGTTTTGCGTGGTCCCGTTCACCCGGGGTCGCGAGCGCAGCCGACCCGCTCAGGAGATTCTCGATGAGATCCGCGGGCTGAAGCGGCAGGGGTATCGCGAGGTCACGTTGCTGGGACAGACCGTCAACTCGTACGGGAGGAAGCTCACCCCTCGGGTCAGCTTCGTGGAGCTCCTTCGGCAAATCGATGCGCTGGTGGGCGACCGGATGCGGGTTCGATTTACGAGCCCTCACCCCAGCGACGTCACCGACGAGTTGGCGACGGCGATCGCGGAACTCCCGAGTGTCTGCGAACAGATCCACCTGCCCGTACAGTCCGGATCGGATCGGATTCTGCTCCGCATGGAGCGCGGTTACGATCGGGATGAGTATCTGGACAAGGTGGCGCTGCTGCGCGCCAGGGCGCCGGAGATCGCGATTACGACGGATATCATTGTCGGGTTTCCTGGCGAGACCGACGCGGACTTTCAGGCCACGCTGGACCTGATGCAGGCGGTCGGCCTCGACGGCGCCTTTATCTTTAAATATTCGCCGCGAGCCCACACCGAGGCCGAACGGATGGCGGACCAGCTTCCCGAGGAGATCAAAGGGCGTCGGTTGGAGCAGGCGCTCGCGCTGCTGAACCGGCTGTCGCTGGAGCGCAACCGGGCCTATCTCGGTCGAACCGTCGAGGTGTTGGTCAATCAAGAGGACCGTAAAGGGGGCACGGCTCGTCATACCGGACGGACGCGACAGAACAAGATCGTCCATTTCGAGGGGGAGGGGGTCATGGACGGAAGCCTCGTCGCGGTCACTGTCACGGGGGCGACCCCCTTGTACCTGCAAGGGACACTTCAGTGTTAGCGCATCGCGTCCTGTTTGAGGAGCAGGCGATTGCCGCACGGATCCAGGAGTTGGCGCGCGTCATTGCCGGGGATCTGCCGGATCGGACACCGGTCCTGATCGGGCTGCTGACCGGGGCGTTCATCTTCCTCGCCGACCTGGTGCGGGCGCTGGCGCGCCTGGAGATCGAGCCGCAGGTCGATCTGATGGCCGTCTCACACTATGGGCCGCTGGTCGCCGCCAGCGGTCTGGTTCAAATCCATAAGGACAGCGCATTGGACCTCAACGGGCGGGTCGTCCTGCTGGTCGACGACATCCTTGACTCGGGACACACGCTGGATCTGGTGCGCGCACACCTCGCCGCCCGACATCCGCGTTGGCTGCGCACCTGCGTCCTTTTGGACAAGCCGAGCGGGCGACAGGTGGCGATGACGGCGGACTATGTCGGCTTTGAGGTGCCCGACGCCTGGATGATCGGCTATGGTCTGGATGCGTATGGGCAGGGGCGGGGGCTTCCGTACGTCGCAACCCTTCACACCGCAGACCCCGCCGGGACGGACGTCACACGCTGAATTCGATCATACAGGATACCCGACGGCGGCGGCTGGTCAAAGAGGACCTGGTCTACGGACCGCTGTCATCTCGACGGCTCGGCCGCTCGCTCGGCGTCAATCTGCTGGGGACGGGGGCCAAGTACTGCTCTTTTAACTGCCGGTACTGTCAGTGCGGCTGGACCGTTCGGCGGGTCCGGGAGGAGACCGTCGCGCCTTCGGATCTTCCTACCGGCGATCAGGTGATCGACGCCCTGGAGACGCGACTGCAGCAGGTGCGTCGCGAGCGGATCCCCGTCGACGTCATCACCTTCTCCGGAAACGGCGAACCGACACTCCATCCGGAGTTGCGGGCGATCGTTGAGGCCGTTTCGAATCTGCGGGATCTCTACGTGCCGACCGCCCGATTGGCCATCCTATCAAACAGCTCGACGGTACACCGTCCGGAGATCCGCATCGCCCTGCGGAGGATCGACCTCAAACTGATGAAGCTGGATGCCGGCGACGAGGCCCTGGTGCGCCGACTGAATCTGCCGGCGCCAGGGTGGAACTTCGCCATGATGGTCCGGGGATTGACGGAGCTTGACGGCGTGATCCTGCAGACGATGTTCGTCTGGGGGAGGGTCGCCAACACGGCGCCCGCCGCAATCCGGCAGTGGTCGGACCGGGTCGCCGAGATTCGGCCGCGCCGCGTCCATATCTACACACTGGACCGCGTCCCGGCCGACCGTACCCTGATACCGGTCGCCCGGACGGTACTCGAATCGATTGCCGAGTATGCACGAAAGCGCGCCCATGTTCCCATCGAGGTCTACTGAGGTCGTCAGTCGCCGCCGGGTATGGCGATGGCTGGCGCTGCTTCCTCTCCTCGCCGTGCTCGGGTTGGCCGATTCCAGCTATCTGCTCTGGCGGCACCGCGCGGAGACATCGGGCTTCTGTCCGACGGGGGGATGCGACCTCGTCAATCAGGGGGAATACTCCGAATTCGGCGGCATCCCCGTCGCCGCCTTCGGAATCGGCGCCTATCTGCTGCTGCTCAGCCTCTCGATCGCGGCGATGACGCGTCCCGGGCGACGGGCGCTGGCAATGCTCGCGGCCGTTGCGGGAACCGGCGCCATCATTTCGGCGTGGCTGATCTATCTGCAGGTCGCCGTCATCGAATCGATCTGCGGGTGGTGCGTCCTGTCGGCCCTGACGATGACGTCGCTTTTCGTGCTGAGCCTGAGCGCACTGGTCGTGACCCGGCCGTCACAGCCGTCGGACGCTGCCGTCGCGGAGCCGTTGACACCGGGTCCGACAGGGGCGTTACGACGTGCCTTTCGACTGCCGCTGATGGCATTGGGCATGGTCGCACTGGTGGCGGCGCTGTTGGGCGGCCTCTACCGTTTGGGTTGGGAATGGTCGGGTATCCCGACGACCCTCCCCGCGGTGCATGGACCGCTGATGGTGTCCGGGTTTCTGGGGACGCTCATCGGCCTGGAGCGGGCCGTGGCGTTGGGAAGATGGTGGCCTGCGCTGGGGCCGCTGACCACCGGGGCGGGCGCCGTCATTCTGATGATCGGTGGGCCGGGCGTGGCGGGCCCGGCCTTGATGACGCTCGGCAGCCTGATGCTGGTGATCACGTTCGTCTATCTGATTCGCGAACAACCGGCCCTGTTTACCGTCACCATGGGACTCGGGGCGCTGGTATGGCTGGGAGGCAACACCCTGTGGCTCAGCGGGTGGTCAATCGGCAGCGTGATAGGCTGGTGGGCCGCCTTCCTGATCCTGACGATTGCCGGGGAGCGGTTGGAGTTGAGCCGCTTTTTGCCGCTTGCCCGCCGACATCGGCTCTCGTTTCTGGCCGCCACGACACTGTTTGCGGCCGGGCTGATTCCGGTCGAGACGGCGTTCGATGTCGGGACGCGCCTGAGCGGAGTCGGTCTGACAGCGATGAGCGTCTGGCTACTCCGGCATGATATGGCACGACACGCGGTTCGGAAGACGGGACTGCACCGTTTTGTCGCGCTCAGCCTGCTGTCGGGATATGTGTGGCTGGCGGCGGCCGGGCTGCTGACATTAGGCCTTGGCGGCATGGCGGCCGGGCTGCATCACGATGCGACCCTGCACGCGATGCACCAGCACAACGGGCCGGACGGCTATGATGCGACCCTGCACGCGATCTTTGTCGGCTTTGTCTTCTCGATGATTATGGGACACGCGCCGATCATCTTTCCATCGATTCTGGGAATCGCGTTACCGTTTCGGCCGGTATTCTATAGCCATCTCATCCTCCTGCACCTCTCGCTCGCCCTGCGCGTGGCAGGGGACATCACCGCATGGTGGCCGGGTAGGCTGTGGGGCGGATCGCTCAATGTTGCCGCCATCCTGCTCTTCCTGGTGAATATGGCCGCATCCGCCCTGTCGGGGAAACGCTCTGCCCGATTGGAGAATGCCGGAGGTCGGTCGGGTTAAGATCAGAAAAGGGATATCCCATGAATCGACACCGATCTGAACAATTACGGATCGATCGCGATCCCAAAGACATATCGAGCCTCGCGTTGGTACAGGATACGGAAGTGATCGCCCAAGGACTGTCGTCTCGAGATGCCGTTCGTATGGCCCGACTGCCAATGCACTTTTTCATTTCGGCGGTGGCCCTGTTCGGACTGGGGGTCTCGGTCATACCGTTGGTAGTCGGCGATCTGGTCGAGTTTTTCTATCAACCGCGGATCTTGGCTACAACGCACACCTTTACACTCGGATGGATCACCTCCGCGATTATGGGGGTCATGTACCGCCTTGTCCCGGCCATGACGAAACGGCCCATACCCTTTCCCAGATTGGCGCGCTGGCAGTTCGGGCTCTATATCTTCAGTGCGACCGGTCTCATAGCGCACATGCTCATTGGGGAATGGACGCCTACCTGGATGGCCGCGGCAGTGATCGTTCTGAGCGTTGTGCTCTTCGCGATGAACATGTGGTATTGTCTTGCCCCGGGCTGGAACCGGCGTGCAGCCGAAACCGGGATGTGTATCTCGATCCTGTTTCTGCTGCTGGCCGCGACGCTGGGCCTCCTCCTTGCACTGGACAAATCGGGCGGATTCCTATCGGGTAACGTCCTGACGAACCTGGCCAGTCACGCCCATCTCGCTGCGCTCGGATGGGTCAGTCTGACCATCTGCGCCGTCTCGTATCGAATGGCGCCCGCGTTTCTATTGTCGGAGCTGACGCTGCCGCGTGTGGCGATCTGGCAAATATACGGCCTCACCGCCGGCGTGGCCGGTCTGGCGATGGCGCTTCTGGGCTGGATTCCGGGAGCCTCCATCTGGAGTACCGTGATCCTGTTGGCGCTGCTGGTCTATGTCGGGGTACTATCGACGCTGATCCGCAAACGGCGCACACCGATTGACTGGACCATGCGGCACGCGCTGGCCGGGATCATCTGTCTGCTGCTCGCGGTCGCACTTGGATTCTCCCTATTGTGGATCGATCCGGACAGCGCCCTCGGTAATCGCGTTGCCGGGGCATACGGGGTACTGGGGCTGCTGGGGTGGGTGACTAATCTGATTATCGGTATGTCATTTAAACTCTTTCCTGGATTCGTCGTCGGCGTGCGTGATCGGAGAGGTTGGCCACGGCTGGTCATCGCCGAACTGGCCCTCCAGCGCTGTCGGCCGCTCGTATTCGGCTTGCTCAATGCCGGCGTCCTCACCCTGGCGGGCGGGCTGATCATGGCGCAGGGACCGATCGCGCAGTTCGGCGGGCTGATACTGGCGGTGGGTGGCCTGATCTATGTCGCGGTGATGGGACATACCCTCAGCTACGCCTATCGCGCCGCCACGCCGCCGACGGCCAACGGCTCGCCCGGTCTTTCATCCGGTGATTCCAGGGACCAACACGGGACGACACCGGAATAAACCGGACACCTGTAGAAAAAGGATTTGACAACCTTTCGCGCGCTCTCTATCATATCATCGATCCGCCAATACAGGGATAGCAGGGGAGTGGGAACGGTAAGGGCGACTATGAATGAACGGGCCTGACTCACGAAGAGGGAAGGGACACTATGACAAAGGCTGACATAGCTTCGATCGTGGCTGAGAGAGGCCTCGCCAAGAAACAGGCGATGGAAGCAGTGGAAGCAACCCTCGACATTGTGAAAAACGCGCTGAAGAAAGGGGAGAAGATTCAGCTCGTCGGCTTTGGTTCTTTCCAGGTCAGGGCCAAGCGGGCAAGAAAGGGGCGCAACCCCCAGACCGGTGACCCGATTACGATTACGGCTCGTAAGGTCCTGAAGTTCAAGCCCGGTAAAGCCTTGCATCAGGTCGTGAACGAACCGGGCGGGTAGCGTGTAACTGAGCGGAAGAGGGACGAGCGTGCCGAGCGCACGGACGCGGTTGGCGAGAACGAAACCTCGATCGTTACAACGGCTTCTCCCGGGTCTTGATGGCGGCCCTGAAATCCCCGACAAACTGTACTTCAAGATTGGAGAGGTTGCTGAGCTGACCGAGGTTGTGCCCTATGTCCTCCGCTACTGGGAGACCCAGTTTCCAACGCTGCGGCCGACCAAAAGCCCGAGCGGTCAGCGTCTGTATAGGCGGAACGACGTAGTGGCCGTACTGCGCATCAAAGAGTTGCTGTACCGGAAGCGGTTCACGATTGCAGGCGCCAAACGGCAATTGGCGGCAGAACAGGAATCGTTCCCGCCGACGGTGTTGGACGCGGTTCGATCGGTGAAGGCGGAACTGGCCCAACTCTCGTCGTTATTACGCAGACATTCCCCCTGACGTAAGAGACCCGGCATCCTCGGGGCGTGGCGCAGCCTGGTAGCGCACTGGCATGGGGGGCCAGGGGTCGTTGGTTCAAATCCAATCGCCCCGACCAGCATACTCTCGGACCTATGAAGAGATCAAAGAGCAGAGCATGCCTCTGCTCTTTTTTCGGTTCTGAATGAACATTCTGATTTCGAACGATGACGGGATTCACGCGCAAGGGCTTCGGGTCATGGCCGAGGCGCTATCCGAGCTCGGCAAGGTGTGGGTTGTCGCGCCGGACCGCGAACGCAGCGCCTCCGGTCACTCCCTCACCCTGAACAGACCGCTGCGGGTAACGAAGGTCGCGCCGACTTGGTTTACGGTTGACGGGACACCGACCGATTGCGTTGCGCTGGCACTCATGGGCATGATCAACCGACAGTTCGATCTGGTGGCGTCCGGTATCAATATCGGAGGGAACATGGGAGATGACGTAACCTACTCGGGCACCGTGTCTGCCGCGTTCGAAGCCACCTTGCTCGGGTTCCCGGCATTCGCGCTATCGGTCGTCGCCAGCCGACGGGTCAACTTTACTGCGGCAGCGCGGGCCGCCGTGATGGTAGCGAAGCTGATCGTCAAAAATGGCCTGCCGTCCGATACGATGCTCAACGTCAACGTTCCGAACTGTCGGCCTTCCGCGATCAAGGGGGTAACCATTACACAGCAGGGGAGGCGACGCTATGATGATATTATCGTCCGGAAGGTCGATCCGCGCGGGCGGGCCTATTACTGGATCGGCGGAAAACAGCCGACATGGGAGCCGCTGGAGGACAGCGATTATGCCGCGGTCACAGCCGGGTCGATTTCTATTACGCCGCTTCACCTGGACCTCACCAGTACAAGGGCGGTGAAGACATTGCGGAGATGGGAATTCCCTTGGGAGAATTGCTCCGCAACCGCAGGGCGGGGTCGCGTAACCGCATGAGACCGATATGAGGCAGCCGTCGACAGGCTCGAATCAGAGGTCAGCGGTCTCATAATGGATTACGCCCTTGCCCGGCAGCGAATGGTGGCCGAGCAGCTGGTACGACGCGGGATCAGACAGCCCGGGGTCCTGCAGGCCATGGCGAAGGTCCACAGACACCTGTTTGTAGAAGAGGCGTTCTGGGGACGCGCCTACGGCGATTATTCACTGCCGATCGGCGAGAAGCAAACCATCTCGCAGCCGTTCATGGTGGCGCTGATGATTGAGCTGCTTGAACTGGATGAGCATCAGCGGGTATTGGAGATCGGGACCGGATCCGGATATCAGACCGCGATCCTGGCGGAGTCAGGCGCGAAGGTCTACTCGGTCGAACGGAACAAGGGCCTCGCGGTACGAGCCAGACGGCGGTTGGAGTCGCTCGGCTACTACCACGCGTGGATTCGGATCGGGGACGGCTCTATCGGGTGGAAGGAAAAGGCGCCATTTGACGCGATCATCGTAAGCGCCGGCGCCCCCAGGATTCCGATCTCTCTCACCGAACAGCTCGGTGACAATGGGCGCCTGGTGCTGCCCGTCGGTCAGTCAAGCCATCAGGTGCTGAAGAAAGGAACGAGGAGAGGGGCGGCCATCCACTGGACGGATCTCGGGGAGTGTCGATTCGTCAAGTTGATCGGCGAGCAGGGATGGAAGGGATGATGTCGGGGCGTAGCGCAGCCTGGTAGCGCACTTGCTTCGGGAGCAAGGGGTCGTTGGTTCAAATCCAATCGCCCCGACCACCCATTCTTCCCGAAAGGAAACTTCCCCGCCGGAGCGGAGGTTTGCGGACCTAACTTCCCGTGAATACAGAGATTTGACACCTCAATTATACGCGGCGTTATAGAGCGCAACAATAGCCGTCATTCCCGCGAAAGCGGGAATCCAGAAAAACCCTGGATTCCGGGTCAAGCCCGGAATGACAAACTGCCTGACATTTTGTGGCGTCATGTATAGGAACAGCGCGGATGCTGGCTGAATCGCTCAAACAGAAGATTCGAGATATCCCGGACTTCCCCAAAAAGGGGATCGTCTTCAAAGACATTACGCCGCTGCTGGCTGACGGCAAGGCGTTTCGCGCGGCGATCGACCAGATTGCGGAACGGTTCCACGACCGCCATATCGATCTGGTGGTTGGGGTAGAGGCGAGGGGCTTTATTGTTGCGGCGGCCTTGGCGTATCGATTGCACGCCGGTACGACGTTGATCCGAAAGCCCGGGAAGCTCCCCTATAAAACCCACCGTACAACCTATGCGTTGGAGTACGGCGCCGATACCCTTGAGATTCATCAGGATGCGATACTGCCGACCCAGCGGATCTTAATGGCCGACGACCTGCTGGCTACGGGGGGGACGATGAGCGCTGCTATCGATTTGATCACGCGTCTCGGCGGCCACGTCGTCGGCGTGGCCTTCCTGGTAGAGCTGCTGGCCCTACGAGGGAGAGAACGTTTCGGGGATCGAGAGGTCTTCTCATTGATCCAGTTCTGATCGTCCCGGTTCCGCTGATGCAGCCATCCATTACCGGGCGCCCGTAGCTCAGATGGATAGAGCAAGGGTTTCCTAAACCCTGTGTCGCAGGTTCAAGTCCTGTCGGGCGCACCAGCGCCCCGGGTTTCACAAAACCTCAGGGGAGTAGAAACAGCATATGACGCGACCCAATAGCGGCCATTCCGATCTTCAATTTGGTCCACGGCGATCCCTGCCGAGTGGCGCGATCCCACTTCCCGATTTCATCGCCGACAACTGGAAGTGGGCGGTCGGCGCGGTCATCGGCGTCGTGGTGTTTGCCGTGGTCATCGGCGTGTATATGGCTGTCGGCGGCAGGACGGAAACAAGATCTGCGACGCTTCTACAGAAGGCCGTGAGCCAGATGGAGGCCGGGTATAGCAGCGGCTCCGACCCGAACAAATTGGAGGAGGGTATCCGGCTCATGCAGGAGGTGATCAATCGGTATCCCAAGAGCGCTGCCGCTGCCGAGGCCACTCTTCGACTTGGAACCCATTATTACACCCTCGGCAAGTACGCCGACGCCCGGACCGCGTATACGGCCTACCTGGAGAAGAATCCGAAGGGTCGGGTCGCCTTTTCAGCCGGTCTCGGACTGGGTGATGCCTATCTCGCCGAGCACAATTATGAAAAGGCGATCGAGACGTATACGAGACTCGTCGAACAGTTCGCCCAAGATCCGTTGGCCCCAGAGGCACAGCTTCATCTGGCCGCTGCCTTACGAGGCGCCAATCGGGCGACAGAGGGCTCCGCGATATATGAAAAGATCGTCGCCACCTATCCGAATACGGGGTGGGCCCAGCGAGCCCAATCGGAATTATACAGGTCCGGCCTCAGCGCGAGATAGATCCTCCCTCGTCCCTTCGCCTTTCTCAGTACAATACCCTCGGCACCCGTCGCGTGCCACACAAGCCTCTCACGTGCGACTTCCACAGTAGTTGATCCCATCCAGGAAATGGCGAGTAGTCTAGATAATCCGATAGGTTACAGTCCATAACCTCCAGTCATTCATTAGCTTGCTTGGCCGCTGGAGCCAGGCCAGTGTTCGGACTACGCCATTTTCAACCTCGATGTCATTGCCGGTGTCGCGTTGTGACTGGCTGTTACGCAGGATGATAACGTCGTATAAGAGAGAAATCGTCAACTAGAGTACGAAAGGAAAAGCGCCTCGTCCCGTTGTTAGCAGCAACGGAACCCCGGCGCCCAGGGCGAAGACGTGAGAGAGTCACGACTTCAGCAAGATTATCGTACTTCACATAGCGAGCGCGGTCAAGCTGTTTCTTTACGGCTACGGGTGAGGTCTTGCTCGTGGCCGTTGTCGTTTGATCGAGCACAGAAGGGATACGGTGCCCTGGCCGTATCCCTTTTTGTTTTGGTGTCCCCGGATCGGGGGACAGAAAAGGCGATGGTGCCGGATCCGCACCTGGTAAAGAAGGGTGTGGTGGGTAATGAATCGCAGTTGTCTTGGTGCTGACTGGAAGGGAGCGGTGAAATGATACGGCCGACGTTGATAGATGGAGTAGTAATTCGGCGTGCGCGGAAGGCGCATCATTGCAACGGTGATTATGACCGCTGTGGTAAGAGGCGCGTGCGGTGCGCAGGTGGTGAGATCCGCCGCGGTGAACTTTATGTTGAGTGGTTGGGAGAGTCGGGGGTGTATCAATCAGGTGCGCGGTATCACTTAGGGTGCGCCGTTAATCAAGGACTGGTGATGGTCGTTCAGTAGGGGTAGTAAGGGTAAGGGGTCGGCTGAGATCGTGCGACCTGGAGGATCCTAGGCGGTTGCCGTAAGGCGTGAATGCAGAGGATGACAGAAATAGATAGGTCAGATCGAGAGCGCGGGATAGCAAGCGGCGAGGCTCCGTCAGTCGATAGGGGCAACACTGGGGGCAAGTTCCTTCTGTCCCCAGTGTTAGCGATAGCGTCCCCTGGAGAACTGATGGAGAGGGCCGAGGCTTCCCGTCGATCTGACCGGGCGAGTGGGGGCGACCCTCGGAAGTTGCGAGCGCAACGGCAAGGGCGTAGAAACGCGGATCAAAGAATCGGTCAAATGAGGTTGTCGCTATGAGCTCTGTTCCTGGGCTTGTCCCTTATTCAACAAGTGTCCCCATTGTTAGTTTATTGGTCGAGAAGATGCGATACCAGAGGGTCAAGCAAGCCGTCGTAACGTCGGCGCGTCTCTTCGTGGAGAACGTCAAGATGCATCGGGTCTGCATGGTGACACTGACGTATCGACCGGGGGCCGTGTGGAGCCCGAAGGACATTACCGGTTTCATCCGGGCGGCGAGAAAGTACGTTCAGCGGCGCGGGTCTGCGGTCATGCGATACGTGTGGGTGGCTGAGGTGCAGGAACAGCGGGCGGCGGCGAATCTGTCTGACATTGTTCTCCATTACCACGTTCTGCTGTGGCTCCCGAAGGGGCTGACCTTGCCGAAGCCGGATAAACAGGGCTGGTGGTCGCGTGGGTCAACGCGGATCGAGTGGGCGCGGCGTCCGATTCGCTACG includes:
- a CDS encoding pantetheine-phosphate adenylyltransferase → MKMLAIYAGTFDPFTFGHIDIARRAHCLFSRLVIAVSTNPNKAALFSVTERQRIIRDAVRGMRGISVDAFDGLLVDYMRRRSARVVIRGLRALSDFEYEFQMALMNRKLNEEVETVFLMPHERYTYLSSRLVKEIALLGGDVSQFVTPMVERMLKERFETR
- a CDS encoding aspartate aminotransferase, which translates into the protein MSMNLSNRAKNASPSATLAMAAIAKQMKAEGIDVVDFGLGEPDFETPAHIKEAGIAAIREGFTRYTAAAGIDELKQAIITKLKRDNGLSYAPAEVIVSCGSKHSLFNIAEALFQSGDEVIVPAPYWVTYTEQIRLVDAQPVIVQTQEADGFHLTREAIEPAITSRTRAILLNSPCNPTGAIIPPEQLRAIAALAVERNLLVISDEAYESLTYDGHAHISIASLDEQIKRRTIVVNTVSKAYAMTGWRIGYAAGPSEIIKAMGTIQSQVTSNPTSIAQKAAVAALLGPHDDLRTMVVEFDRRRRYLMDRLRAVPGMTCTHPEGAFYLFPNVSGFYGTVGDGRPVNNSAQMAAYLLQSAHVVTVPGSEFGSDAHLRLSYATSMEQISAGVERIERALAALRG
- a CDS encoding tRNA (N6-isopentenyl adenosine(37)-C2)-methylthiotransferase MiaB gives rise to the protein MLKLKLITYGCQANDLDSERITGLLLREGYILTEQEEEADLILLNTCAIREKAAHKVYSRLGSFQALKRRRAGLKIGVCGCVAQQEGQALLNRFPYLDFVVGPGQITAIPPLLQAGTRGLATARAAGYSYPVGAPVERGSSIRAWVSIMEGCDRFCTFCVVPFTRGRERSRPAQEILDEIRGLKRQGYREVTLLGQTVNSYGRKLTPRVSFVELLRQIDALVGDRMRVRFTSPHPSDVTDELATAIAELPSVCEQIHLPVQSGSDRILLRMERGYDRDEYLDKVALLRARAPEIAITTDIIVGFPGETDADFQATLDLMQAVGLDGAFIFKYSPRAHTEAERMADQLPEEIKGRRLEQALALLNRLSLERNRAYLGRTVEVLVNQEDRKGGTARHTGRTRQNKIVHFEGEGVMDGSLVAVTVTGATPLYLQGTLQC
- the hpt gene encoding hypoxanthine phosphoribosyltransferase gives rise to the protein MLAHRVLFEEQAIAARIQELARVIAGDLPDRTPVLIGLLTGAFIFLADLVRALARLEIEPQVDLMAVSHYGPLVAASGLVQIHKDSALDLNGRVVLLVDDILDSGHTLDLVRAHLAARHPRWLRTCVLLDKPSGRQVAMTADYVGFEVPDAWMIGYGLDAYGQGRGLPYVATLHTADPAGTDVTR
- a CDS encoding radical SAM protein, producing the protein MIQDTRRRRLVKEDLVYGPLSSRRLGRSLGVNLLGTGAKYCSFNCRYCQCGWTVRRVREETVAPSDLPTGDQVIDALETRLQQVRRERIPVDVITFSGNGEPTLHPELRAIVEAVSNLRDLYVPTARLAILSNSSTVHRPEIRIALRRIDLKLMKLDAGDEALVRRLNLPAPGWNFAMMVRGLTELDGVILQTMFVWGRVANTAPAAIRQWSDRVAEIRPRRVHIYTLDRVPADRTLIPVARTVLESIAEYARKRAHVPIEVY
- a CDS encoding integration host factor subunit alpha — protein: MTKADIASIVAERGLAKKQAMEAVEATLDIVKNALKKGEKIQLVGFGSFQVRAKRARKGRNPQTGDPITITARKVLKFKPGKALHQVVNEPGG
- a CDS encoding MerR family transcriptional regulator, with product MPSARTRLARTKPRSLQRLLPGLDGGPEIPDKLYFKIGEVAELTEVVPYVLRYWETQFPTLRPTKSPSGQRLYRRNDVVAVLRIKELLYRKRFTIAGAKRQLAAEQESFPPTVLDAVRSVKAELAQLSSLLRRHSP
- a CDS encoding 5'/3'-nucleotidase SurE — protein: MNILISNDDGIHAQGLRVMAEALSELGKVWVVAPDRERSASGHSLTLNRPLRVTKVAPTWFTVDGTPTDCVALALMGMINRQFDLVASGINIGGNMGDDVTYSGTVSAAFEATLLGFPAFALSVVASRRVNFTAAARAAVMVAKLIVKNGLPSDTMLNVNVPNCRPSAIKGVTITQQGRRRYDDIIVRKVDPRGRAYYWIGGKQPTWEPLEDSDYAAVTAGSISITPLHLDLTSTRAVKTLRRWEFPWENCSATAGRGRVTA
- a CDS encoding protein-L-isoaspartate O-methyltransferase, yielding MDYALARQRMVAEQLVRRGIRQPGVLQAMAKVHRHLFVEEAFWGRAYGDYSLPIGEKQTISQPFMVALMIELLELDEHQRVLEIGTGSGYQTAILAESGAKVYSVERNKGLAVRARRRLESLGYYHAWIRIGDGSIGWKEKAPFDAIIVSAGAPRIPISLTEQLGDNGRLVLPVGQSSHQVLKKGTRRGAAIHWTDLGECRFVKLIGEQGWKG
- a CDS encoding adenine phosphoribosyltransferase translates to MLAESLKQKIRDIPDFPKKGIVFKDITPLLADGKAFRAAIDQIAERFHDRHIDLVVGVEARGFIVAAALAYRLHAGTTLIRKPGKLPYKTHRTTYALEYGADTLEIHQDAILPTQRILMADDLLATGGTMSAAIDLITRLGGHVVGVAFLVELLALRGRERFGDREVFSLIQF